Proteins from a genomic interval of Arthrobacter sp. CAN_C5:
- a CDS encoding maleylpyruvate isomerase family mycothiol-dependent enzyme, translating into MRKSTTKIWQTVHAARRELVEDLSSVSGDEWLTPSLCPGWDIHDVLAHLVDTARTGRASFARGLLAARLDFDRLNEIGIARAKHSDPRDTLAALGRDAYLTRTPPANLATRLVEAFVHGEDIRRPLGIPARYPHDAVATALDYQLKTRVSYGGGRERAHNLRLVDRDTGASWGQGDTVEADGIDLLLAVSGRTVEAARLTGGGAPRLSGHAAAG; encoded by the coding sequence ATGCGGAAGTCAACGACGAAAATCTGGCAGACCGTCCATGCCGCAAGACGCGAGCTGGTCGAAGACCTGTCGTCGGTGAGCGGCGACGAATGGCTGACCCCGTCGCTTTGCCCGGGCTGGGATATCCACGATGTCCTGGCCCACCTGGTCGATACAGCCCGCACCGGCCGTGCGTCGTTCGCCAGGGGCCTGCTGGCGGCCCGACTTGATTTTGATCGGCTGAATGAGATCGGTATCGCCAGGGCTAAACACTCCGACCCGCGGGATACCCTTGCCGCGCTCGGCCGCGACGCGTATCTCACCCGGACACCGCCTGCGAACCTGGCCACCCGGCTGGTCGAAGCCTTTGTGCACGGTGAGGACATCCGCCGGCCCCTCGGCATCCCGGCAAGGTATCCCCACGACGCGGTAGCCACCGCCCTCGACTACCAGCTGAAAACCCGTGTCTCCTATGGCGGAGGGCGGGAGCGCGCGCATAATCTCCGGCTGGTTGACCGGGACACCGGCGCCTCGTGGGGCCAGGGGGACACCGTCGAGGCCGACGGCATCGATCTGCTCCTCGCCGTCTCGGGGCGAACGGTGGAGGCCGCCCGCCTCACGGGCGGCGGCGCCCCGCGCCTGAGCGGTCATGCGGCAGCGGGCTAG
- a CDS encoding 3-methyladenine DNA glycosylase produces the protein MISPPSSATAPPSAPTLTVLQREEWLAAAAAHRDRVEPFARPYLQRRAAGKKHPVEDFLFTYYTQKPGPLARWHPGAGVVLIGPEAAERASWKHYRPISAAERVALDLPDDVDAVTGDVEGFRRDRAEALDFAAIIVRRTQARRAQLGCFGLHEWAMAYRSQVNGIRHEYLELRLGAAGTDQLVQDSRITCTHFDAFRFYTPQATPLNTLQPTRETQRDLEQPGCLHANMDLYKWAYKLTPLLPSDLVMDCFELAWRIRAMDMRASPYDLGAWGYAPIRIETPEGRAEYARLQRGFSEESQALRQQLGTALESVELLTNEPALS, from the coding sequence GTGATCAGCCCACCCAGCAGCGCGACGGCACCCCCCAGCGCTCCCACCCTGACGGTGCTCCAGCGTGAGGAATGGCTCGCCGCCGCGGCAGCACACCGGGACCGGGTGGAGCCGTTTGCCCGGCCTTACCTTCAGCGGCGCGCCGCTGGGAAGAAACACCCGGTGGAGGATTTCCTGTTCACCTATTACACCCAGAAACCTGGCCCGCTGGCGCGGTGGCACCCGGGCGCCGGCGTCGTCCTGATTGGGCCCGAGGCCGCCGAGCGGGCCAGCTGGAAGCACTATCGGCCGATTAGCGCCGCGGAGCGCGTAGCCCTCGACCTGCCGGACGACGTCGACGCCGTCACCGGAGACGTTGAGGGGTTCCGGCGCGACCGGGCTGAGGCACTGGACTTCGCTGCGATCATCGTCCGGCGCACCCAGGCCCGGCGAGCCCAGTTGGGTTGCTTTGGGCTGCACGAGTGGGCCATGGCCTACCGGTCGCAGGTAAACGGCATCCGGCATGAGTACCTTGAACTGCGGCTCGGTGCTGCCGGTACCGACCAGCTGGTTCAGGACAGCAGGATCACGTGCACCCACTTTGATGCGTTCCGCTTCTACACCCCGCAGGCGACACCCCTGAACACCCTTCAGCCCACCCGGGAGACACAACGCGACCTGGAACAGCCTGGCTGCCTTCACGCCAATATGGATCTGTACAAGTGGGCGTACAAGCTCACTCCCCTGCTTCCCAGCGACCTGGTGATGGACTGTTTTGAACTGGCCTGGCGGATCCGTGCCATGGACATGCGTGCCTCGCCGTATGACCTGGGAGCATGGGGGTACGCGCCGATCCGTATCGAAACGCCTGAGGGGCGTGCCGAATACGCGCGCCTCCAGCGCGGTTTCTCCGAAGAGTCCCAGGCGCTCCGGCAACAATTGGGTACCGCTTTGGAAAGCGTGGAACTGCTCACAAACGAGCCAGCGTTGAGCTAG